The DNA region CGAGGGCGATCCCCGTGCCAACGCCGACTTCGAGAATGTTTTCTTCCGGCCGGATTCTCAGGTTGCGCACACAGGCTTCGCGCGACTCGTGGAAAATTTTCCCGAAAATCTGATCGTAGACGCCGGAATAACTGGTGTACACTCGCTCGACTTTGGCGATATCCATCGTCCCTCCGCACACTCACACCCATCAGGCCGCACACTCCACAGTGCAGGAGCGACGGAAGTGAGAGGTGTGGCCTGGAAAAATCTATGAAGGCGGGGCTGCAACCCGGATGACTCGTCCTCACCCGCCGGACAAGAACGGGCTTAATGTAGCCAAAGCGATCCTGGGGAGTCAACAGGTTCCTGAGGTTTTTCAACGTGTGCGCAGATGGTTCGGGCTTGATTCTCCGAGAAGCCCTGTGGGAAGTTTCGCGTATGATTTTAGCCGGCGCGTTCGCCATAGTGTTGTTCATCGGCCTGATCGTCGGTGACTGGATGTACTATACCTGCCTCTCATCCGATGCCTGCCGGTATGGGTATGGCATCGGGCGAATGCAGGATCGGTTCAATGCACTCACCCTGCCGAAGCTCTTGCGCGCGTTCGACCAGAACGGATTTTTGAGCTTGCCGCATGGAGTGGCCCGGGTCTTTCCCGAAGTGAATCGAATGGTCATCAGGCCCACGCATCGCCTGTTCTCCATGCGCTTCCGTACGGCGTGGCCATTGAAAGGCTGCATCGAATTGGTGTCCGAGGGGGAGGGGCTTCGGTTGGTCTGTACCAAGCGGGTGCCGTGGTCCTCGTCGATCCTCACGTTTCTCTGGTTCAGCCTTGTGGGGTTCGGCACTCTGGGCTTCGTGATGACCTATCTAATTCAGGGCGGGCTCGACTCGCTGGGGAGCATCCTGCTGGGTATCGGTGTGACGGGGGTTGGGCTCATCGTGGTGGCATTTGGCTTGTTGACGGTCACAGTGGCCTATCGCATCGAGAATACGCGCTTGATGCTCGTGTATGGGGAGCTGAAGGCGATTGCCGTCGAACATGAACGGGCCGCGTAGCCTGCAGTAGCTGCTAGGGGGCAAGGGACTGCGCGCGTAGGCGTTGCTCTCGTCAATCGGATTACGAGGGGCGACGGTAGAGGTTGAGCAGGTGGTTGAACTCCTCAGGAAGGTCCAAGGAGGTTTCCGATTGGGCTAGGCCGGCAATGATGCCGCGATGCTTCAGATTCAGGCCCGATTCGACAAACGCCACTCGAAAATGAGTCCATCGTTGTGCGGTGTCCGAGGTCAATCGGTTCAGCTCCTCGGGCGGCAACGCTTTGAGCGTCTTGGTCAGGGTTCCCAGGGCCTTTTCGACGCTGTCATAGGGGGCGGCCAGTTTGAGACGACTGTAAAACAGGGCGAGGTGTCCACGGAATTCTTCCCGAAGCGACTCAATGGTCCCCGATCCTAGTTGGCGCCCCGTTTCCTCACCCATGTCGCTTCTCCTTGTCTCAGGTCACGACTCGGGAGCTTACGGGAGGAGCGCGCCGTTGCGCAATGCGTTTTGTAGAGGGAGTCATTTTTTCTCACGGAGGTGGTTCATGAAGTATCGATCCTTGTTGGTCCTCGTCGGAGTCCTTGTCGTCGGGTTGACCGGCTGTTCCCACCATCACGGGAGCTACGAGCATGGAAAAGGAGACTACTACTGGAGTAAAGCGTCTCAGGATGTCAGCGGCCTGATTGATAAGCACGTGAAAAATCCGGAGACGGTCAAGCAGGTCAATGTGGTGATGGGGGAGATGATCACGGAGATCAAGTCGGCCCGTGAGCATCACCGCCAATCTCATCGTGCACTCTACGAGTTGAATGCCAACTATTCTGCCTCGCCGGAGGAATTCACCAAAATCCTCGACGAACTCAACAATGACCGGATGCGCTCGGCTGCGAAAATTCTCGGACTCCGGTTCAAGATGAAGTCGTTGTTGACGGCTGAGGAATGGACGGCTTTGTCCGAGGAGCTGAAGCGGTACGGCAGCCGCTATTATGGGAAGGGCTCGGAGGCCACGTCCGCTCACTAAGAATCCGGTATCACTCAGGTGAGCCTGTCGGCACCGGGGCGATGATTGAGAAACAGCAGGTGCGTCGCGGTCTCGGTCAGTTCGAGGCCGCTCACCCCCGCGTGATCGATGCGTGCATGGCGCAGGGCACGCAGGTCGAGTCGGAGGTAATGGGCGAGCAGTGCCCGAATGACGTCGCCATGTGACACCACGGCGTAGGTTGCCTCTTGCGTCGGGGGCAGCGCCTGCTCGATGGCGGCTACCGCCCGCTCCTGAACTTCCCGCAGCGTTTCACCGCCGGATGGTCTGGCCCGGTCCGGGTGGGTATACCAGTCTCGCTTAGCCGGATCCTCAGCGAAGTCCTTCCAATAGCGATTGATCCAATCGCCGACTCCGATTTCACGCAACCCGGCCAGGTGCCGTGGGCGAGTTGCATGAGCCAGGGCGAGGATGTCGGCCGTTTGCGCGGCGCGAAGCACAGGACTAGTGAAGATCTCCGTGATCGGTGTCAGCGCCAACAGCTCGGCGCAGGCACGAGCCTGCTGTTCCCCGTTGGCGTTGAGGGGAATCGGTTGATCGCCCATCACCTGCCCGGATCGATTCCAGTCGGTTTCTCCATGGCGAATGAGCAGCAGCCTTGGCATAGGTAATCCTGTTGGATGTTAGGCCTTGGGCGGTGTTTGGGTGGGACTGGTCAGGGGAATCGGTGCCCAGTTCTGCCCACCATCGGTGGATCGGTAGAGTCCGCTGCCGTTGGTGCCGAGATAGAGCACCTCGGGGTTGCTCGGGCTGATACTGATAGTGCGGATGTTCAGTGTCGTCAGCCCTTGATTCTTCGGCTGCCAGGTTTTCCCTCCGTCGACCGTCTTGCGAATGCCGTCAGGCCCCCCGATGTAGAGGATGTTCGGGTCGGTCGGATGCAGGGCCAGCGCACTGACAAACTGATTCGACAGCCCCTGTCCAATTTCCGTCCAATGCTCCGCCTGATCAGTGGACCGAAAGAGTCCTTTCGTCGTAGCGGCGTAAACGATCTCGGACTGTCGTGGATCGACGGCCAGCATATTTACCCCGAGCGCCATGGCCGCGTTCAGCACCTCCTCCGGAATGAGCCCCTGATTCTTCTTCTGCCAGAAGCTGCCGCCGTCTTCGCTGCGATAGGTTCCACCGGTCGTCCCCGCGTACAGAACGCGGGGATGTTGGTGGTCCATGGTGATGCACGTGACGATGTGGACCTCCTTCATGCCCGCCATGCGTTCTTCCCATTCCCGCCCTCCATTCTTGGAGATGAAGGCCCCGACAGTGGTTGCGAGATAGATCAGTTCGGTGTTGTCCGGATGGAAGATGATTTCATTGATGAAGGACACATGCTCTTTGAGTCCGACATTGTGCGGAAGCCAGTGTTGCCCACCGTCAGGGCTCTTGTAGATGGCGTCGCCCATGGTGCCGGCATACACCGTGGCGGGAAGTTTCGGGTCGATCGCGAGGGTCGTGACGCGCCGGGCGGTGAACGCGGGGAACTGCTCCCATGTCGCGCCGCCGTCACGCGTCTTGTGCACGGCATCGTTCGTGGCCACGTAGACGATGTTGGGGTTGGACGGATGGAGCGCAATCGACACCACGGCCGATTCACGTGAGCCGCAGGCCAACAGGAAGAGACCGACGAGGCAGACGGATCGCCGGAGGAGGGTTGTCAGTCGAGTTCGTAAGGACATCACAGTGGCCGCAGACCTAACCATAGCGTTGCGACCGAGTCAAGGAGAGACAGAGACGCATGGTGCAGGACGCTCACAATTTCTGACGAAACCGTTCGGCATACCCGGTCATTTCGACATAGCCGTTGCCGGTGACAGGGGCTCCTCGTGCTTGACCGGTCGCGGACACCGCCCCTTCCCAATAGGTCACCTGTGTGCTGTGCGCGGTGTCCAATTCCTGATCGGCGAGTTGTGAGACCACATCCAAGTGTAATCCGATCGACGGCGCTGTGAGCCGCCAGCGTTGGGGGTACCGAGCCCCTGATCGTTGACTGGTCCAATGTGCGAGGGGCTCCACCGTCAGGTCTTGGAACGTCAGTGGGCGAGATTGACCGTCAGCCAGGATGAGGGTGCCGCCGGATGCCGGGTCTGGTGATCCGTCGGCATGCCGGAGGGAATACCACATCAACTCGGTTGAATCGTTCAACTGCAGGCTGAACCAGTCCCACCCTACGATGTTGTCTGCCAGGTCGGCCGAGCCGAACTCATGATCCATCCAGCCGAGGCCGGTGACCGCAAAGGTGTCAGCCCCCAGGCGAATATGGCCGTCGGTGGTGAGGCGGGTCAGTGAGTAGTAGTGTGAGGCCTGTCCGGTGGCTGGGCCTTTGCGGCTCACCCCGTTCTGCCCATGCACGACCGGAGGTTTGGCGGGAGTCAGCGACAGATCGATCGCGAAGGCATCGGTCGCGGCCGCCAGCTTCTGCCGTAGAGGAGGATCCTCCGTGCTCGAAAGGGACCAGCGGTCGATCCATACGTGCAGTCTGTCCGTCTCTGCTCCGGCCTTGCCGAGTCCCGCGCGACTCAGTTTGTCCGCATAGAGAAAGCGTCCGTTCTCTAGGTCGGTTAGTGCCACATGCGCCAGATACAGTTGTTGGATAGACCATTGAGAGGGCCGGGTTCGGACCTGTTCAGGGGGAATACCTCGGCGGAAAAATGTCAGTTGGAACCCGAAGCGGCGGCCGGCCGAACTGGTGAGCTGGCCGGTGTAATACCACCATTCGGTGCGAAAGCGTTCGTGTGCGGCATGGTCCTGGGGAAATTGATACTGGTACCCCGGCGCGGCGATGTCGAAGGAATCCGAGGCGCCGTCCATTGCGATTGATGCCGGGGTAAAGGCTGTCCAGCTTGCCGGTAGGAGCACCAGGGTGATGTAGGCGAGGGAGAATTTCGTCATGGTCGGCTTACCGGTTGGAGCCGGTGTCGGTGAAGGTGTGGCTTGCGTGTCGGCACGGTCTTTTTTGATGGACAGATGATGAAACGCCAGTATTCATGATGGTTTTCTGATGCTTGCGACCGTGAAGCAGGGCGGCGGCAGCGTTGACAACATGGAAAAGCATCAGCTATCGTGAGCCATGTTTCTTGAGCCTGAACGTGAGCCTTCGAGTCGGGAGTTGGCGGGAAAAGCACAGCCCTTTCCCGTTCCGGAACGCATTCCCCTCTTTCCGCTTCCCAACGTGGTCTTCTTCCCGAAAACCTATCTCCCCTTACATGTCTTCGAACCACGGTACCGCCAAATGGTAGCGGATGCAGCGGCGGGAGGGCAATGTATCGGGATGGCCCTATTGAAGGAAGGGTGGGAGGAACAGTACGAGGGCAATCCCCCGATCTTTTCTGTCGGCTGCGTCGGGCGGTTGGCAAGTGTGCAGGCTCTGGCCGATGGTCGATCGAATATTCTCTTGCAGGGACTTGAGCGTTACGAAATCCAGGAAGAGTTTTTTGATAAAAGTTATCGCGAAGCCCGTATTACCTTAAAGCCGCGCAGTGGAGTTGTTGCGCTCGAGCCGGCGTTGCGCCGGTATCTGATGGATGTGCTTGAGGAATATCTCAATGCGGATGAGGAGGCCTCGCCGTTGCACAGCTTGATCCGCCCCGATGTGGGCGACGAAGTCTTCGTGAACTCGTTGTCGACCTACCTGGACTGCACGCCGCTTGAAAAACAGTTTCTGTTGGAGGCGGAACATGTGGCTCAGCAGGCCCGTCGTCTCAGTGATCTGATCCAATTCAAATTGGCGGAACGGCGGGGCGCCGGAGGCTGGGGCTGATGTCGCGGCCGGTTGCCATAGACGTGTCACATCTCGGGAAGACCTACGACAAGGTCCGGGCCGTCGAGGACCTGTCGTTTCAGGTCTATACCGGGGAAATTTTCGGCCTGCTCGGCCCGAACGGCGCCGGCAAGAGTACCACCCTTCGCATTCTGATCACCCTGCTCAATCCGACCTCCGGCTCGGCCCGCATTTTCGGGTTAGATTCAGTCACGGATGCCGATCGCGTGCGACAAACCATCGGGTATGTTCCGCAGGAGCGGGCCATCGATCGGTTTCTCACCGGACGGGAGCATCTGGAGTTACTGGCCGACCTCTACCACTTGTCTCCCGAGGTCGCGGCGACACGCATTCCCCAACTGCTGAAATTGGTTGAACTGGAACAACAGGCCGACCGACCCGCCAAGACCTATTCCGGCGGGATGAAGCGAAAGCTGGACATCGCCTGTGGATTGTTGCCCGATCCCAAGGTTCTGTTCCTGGACGAGCCGACATTGGGGTTGGATGTGCAAAGCCGGTTACGCATTTGGGACCACGTGCGAGCGATGCGTGAACGAGGTATCACGGTGGTCATGACCACCAACTATCTGGATGAGGCCGATCAGTTGTGCGATCGGATCGCGATCATTGACGGGGGGAGGATTAAGGCTCTTGGGGCCCCCACCGAATTAAAGGTCGGCCTGGGCGGTGACCTGGTATCCCTGACCGTGCGGGAGCACGAGCGAGTGGAACAATTGGCGGCGGCCGTGAAGAATCTTCCGGCCATTCGGGCGGTCACGACGACGGCCACCGGGCTGGACATTCGGGTCGATTCTCCGGAGAAGGCCTTGCCCGCAATTCTTGAAGCCGCGAACCGTCTGACCTGTCAGCTGGAGTTCATCGATTATCATCGGCCGCGGCTGGATGACGTGTTTATCGCGCACACCGGACGGTCCATCAAAGACGACCAGCCGAAAACGGAAGACGCATAAGCGCCCGCAAGGAGCGGTCAGAATAGGGTATGAACGAATATTCACAAGAGATCCGGGCGTTGACGATGCGGTGGGTCCGGCGGCTGAGCCGGGAAAAGTTCAGCATGCTGTTCACCCTCGTCCAGCCCATGTTGTTCTGGCTCATTTTCTTCGGCAATTTGTTCCAACGAGCCGCCGACCTCCAAGTGACGCAATCCTCGAGCTATATCAGCTTCCTCACCGCTGGTGTCGTCGTCATGACGGTGCTCAACAACGGGTTAGCCGGTGGAGTCGATTTACTGTTCGATAAAGAAAATGGATTTCTCGAACGGTTGATGTCCACGCCCATTCATCGCACCTCGGTGATTCTGAGCCGCTTCATCTTCGTGACGACCATCACCTCGTTGCAGGTGTTGGTGATCCTCGGGGTCGCCTGGTTGTTCGGGGTCCAGCCGGTCACCGGCTTGCTTGGGGTGGCGGCGATTTTGCTGATCGGCATGATGTTCGGAGTCGGCTTAACGGCCATTTCCATGGCGATGGCGTTTTCCGTGAAAAGCCACGGCGATTTCTTTTCGGTGCTTGGGTTTCTCTCCCTGCCGATGATTTTCTTGAGCTCGGCGTTGGTGCCCCTGACGGCTATGCCGGGGTGGATGGGTTTTCTGGCCCAATTTAATCCCATGACCTGGGCTATCGATGCCGTGCGGCCCTTGATCCTCCAGGGGTGGGCCGAGGCCTTGCCCCATGTCGGAATGGTCATCGGCGTGATGGTGCTGTTCGACGCCCTGTGCCTGTATGGTGGTGCGCGTGCCTTCCGACGGGCGATCGGGTAGATGCTCGGCACTGTGGTGGCTCCATGTTCGTGAACGAAAGTCAAATCCGCGCATTGATCCGGCTCCTCGGTGACGAGGATGAACGCATCGTGAAGACGATCAGCGGAAAGCTGATCGATTACGGTGACTCCGCTGTGCCGCTCCTGCAGGAAGCGGAGATCGAGCAGCCGGAGATGGCCGACCGGATCGTCACTGTGTTGGAGGAGATCCGCGGCACGAAGCTGGAGGAAGACTTCCGAGATCTCATTGCCCTCCCGGACGAGCAGGTAGATCTCGAACGAGGCGCCTTTCTCCTCGCGAGGTATGCCTACCCTTCGCTGGATGTGCAGGCCTACCAGCGGCAGCTGGATCACATGGCGCAGGATGTCCGGGAGCAGATCGGCTCGCGGGTGTCGGGTGAGGAGACCGTCAAGGCGCTCAACCGGTACCTGTTCACCGAGGCCGGGTTCAAAGGGAACACCAAGAACTATTACGAGGTCGAGAACAGTTATCTGAACTGTGTCATCGACCGGCGAACGGGCATTCCCATCAGTCTATCGACCGTCTACTTGCTGATCGGTCGACGGTTGCAACTCCCTGTCCATGGCATCGGGATGCCTGGCCACTTCCTCGTCAAGTTCGATTCAGATCGGTACAAAATCTTCATCGACTGTTTTAACGGGGGCGCGCTCCTGACGGAGAAAAATTGTGCCCGGTTTTTGACCGAAGCCGGCTATGGATTTGAAGACCGGTTCCTGCAGAAGAGTCCTACCAGGGCCATCCTTGCCCGGATGATTAAGAATCTACTGGCGATTTACAGTAAGCTCGACGAGCCACTGAAGAAATATCGCCTGCCGCGATTCATTGAGATCCTCGGTTGCGAACAGCGCGAAGAAGGGCTCTAGGCTGCCTAGCCTGTGACGAGCAGCAGATCCTTCGCCATTCGAACTCGCCCGGAGAAGTAGCTCGCGGCCTGTGCACGGACATCGTACTGCTCGGCAATTGGATAAAAATGCGACAACACCAGTCGGTCGATGCCGGCTTCCTGGGCCACTCGTCCGCATTCCCCGGCGTGGAGATGTCCGGCACCCGGTTCGTTTTCGGGAAATGAGCAGTCCAGAATAGCGATATCGGCATCGCGACAGAGCTTCACCAGGCTGTCACAGTAGAGCGAGTCGCCGGAATAGGCCACGACGTGATCCTGGTACTCAATCCGGTAGCCGACACAATGAAGCCGCGGTGCGTGCTTGACCGTGGCTGGCCTGATACGAGTGTCGCCGAGCCGAAAACTCCGGTCGGAGACTTCTCGAATCGTCACGCGGAACGGCGGGCGATCGAAGCTGGGGAATGTCGTCATCATCGCCCGCATCAGGGTTGCGGTTCCCCGGGGCCCGATGAGGGTCAGCGGTGGTCGCTGTCCGCCCTGATATTTGCAGTAGATGACGGCATCGAAAAAGAAGGGAATGAAGTCGGCAAAATGGTCCGCGTGGAAATGAGAAAAGAGAATGTGGGTGATCCGGTGGCGATCGACGCCGCTCTTGATCAGATTGGTCAGTGTGCGTGGTCCGAAGTCCAGGAGAAAGGTGTGATCGGTTTGCACGAGGTATCCGGCTGCGGCGCGGGTGGGGTGGACGTTGGTGCCGGAGCCCAAGACCGTGACGCGGATCATGTGCCGGGCGTCCCGTGCAGGCTCCGCTGCAGCCGAAGGAGGAGCGTGCGCAACTGATCGGCTTCGGCGGATGTCAGGGCACGCTGAAAGAAGGGACGAAGGAACGCGATGTGTGAGGCGAAGGTTTTCTGAAAGAGCCGGTCCCCCTTGGCGGTGAGACATATCCTGGTGCTGCGGCGATCGTCGGCCACCGGCGTGCGTCGAATCAATCCCTTGGCCTCCAGGCGGTCGAGCACGCCGGTCAGCGTTCCTTTCGTGACGAGGGTGGCAGTAGAGAGTTCTGCACAGGTCAGGCCCTTGGTGTCCCCCAGCGTGGCGATGACATCGAATTGCGAAGGGGTGAGCCGGAGCGCGCGCACATGGCGGTTATCCAGTCGTGAAAACGCGAGATACGTCTCCACCAGCGGACGGAGCACTTTGAGATGTGGATCATCTTTTAAATCGGGGAGGTCCATCGCGGGCGAAGCCTAGTCATCCGGGAGGGGCACTGTCAAGAGTCGTCGGCCTGCGCCGCGTTGACGCCACTGGGACCAGCCCCCTATCATGTCGCCTGCCATGGCTCGTCACACACAATCCGGTCAGGCCAATGTGACCACCATCTTCATCCTGCTGGGCATGGTGGTGTCCGGCGTCTGGATCTGGAAACGTCTATCCCCGGACGCGCAAGACCTCATTCTCGATCAGGCCCTGCCGCTGGCGGCCGCGATGACGATTGTGTGTGTCGTCGTTTGGGTGCTGGTCGGCAAGCTTCGCGGGCGGCGTCAGCAGAAGCGCGATCGCACAAGGCTGATCACCTTGTTCGAGAAACAGACCGTGGCAGAGAAGCGCCTCAAGGTGGCGTTCGCCCTGATCGAAGTCAACGAGTATCGCCGCGAAGGGCTTGAGGAGATTGCGCCGCAACTGCAGGAGGTCTTTCTCACCACGCTCACGCGTGCCCTGGGCGATAAGCAGCATCACGTGCGTGGCATGGCGGCCAGTCACGTGGGCGTGATCGGAGATGACACGGTCGTGCCGTATCTGTTGGCGGCATTGGAAGACGATCATGCCTACGTGCGGTCCAGCGCCGCCTTGGGGCTCGGGCGGTTACGCGCCGCTGCTGCCAAAGAGAAGTTGGCGTATGTCAGCAAGGAAGATTGGGATCAAACGGTGCGGAGCCGCGCGCGTGAGGCGCTGGAGCGCATTCGCTGAAGGATAGTAATTGGCTCGCGTGTCGGAAGGCGATGGATTAGGCCGCCCACTCGAGCAGCAGGATTTCGGGCGTGCAATTCATCCGCATCGGGATGACCGACCAGCCAAGTCCACGATTCACGTACAGGCGATGGCCATGTTTCTCGTACATGCCACTGGTGCGCCCATGGCAACCTGGCGGCAACCAGAACGTGGGGACGTACGGAATCCGCCATTGTCCGGCGTGGCTGTGTCCGCACAGAGTGAGGTCGGCCTGGTGTTGCGGGGTGAGCTGATCGAGAATATTCGGCGCGTGCGCGAGGACCAGGGTGAACCGTCCTGGTCGCTGTGACGGAATGCAGCGGAGATCTGCCCGGTGGAGTGACGGGTCATCGAGCCCGACGATGGCCAGTTCGCCGACTTCCATCGGGAGAAACGTGACTTGGTTGAGCAGCAACGTCACCTTGCGGCGATCAAAGTGTTCGGCGAACTCATCCAAGCGAATGCCGCTGTAGTGATCATGGTTGCCGAGGGTGACGAAGACCGGCGCCAGTCTCCGCAGTTCGGTCAAAAAACGAAGCAGATGCGGCAAACCGCCGCGGACGTTGACGAGATCGCCGGTAATGAAGATCCAATCGGGCTTCAGCTCGGCCACGGTGCGGACCAGGGCGCGATGCCGGGGGCGGTAGCGGTCCAGGTGCAAGTCGCTCAAATGGACGGCGCGTCGACCGGCTAGTGGGGGATGGATCAGAGCGAGCCGGGTGACCTCCGGTGTCGAGAGACCGATCTCCAGACCGGGCATGAGATTGAAGAGATGGTGGCAGGGGCGGCTCAGCCAGTGGCCGATCCAGACGCGTGCCAGCTCCTGCCATCGCATCAGAGACGAGATCATTCCATCACTCGGTTCAGGTGTGCTTTGTCTGCGGTGGTGACACGATACCCTTGGTCGTACAGTTTGCCCATGCCGGTCATGAGCGCTTCCATTCCTCGGGTTTCGTGCAGGGAATCGAATTGGGATGTGAGCGATCGCAGATGGACATCCGGTCCCAGCGATGGTTCGGCGGCCAGATTGAGGGCCGCAAGGATGTCGTGCAACTCTCGTGCGCTATAGCTAGAATTGTCGTCCCCGTCCCCGACGAGGGCAAATTCGTAAAACGTCAGCGTGAGTGAGAGAAACGCCTGGGTACGTTGGAAATCGGTGCGGACGGCATCGATGCCCCCGGGATATTTGGTGCGGCAGCCGGCGGCATCGTCCCCTTGTGATTCGGCGATGGCCTGAGGCCAACGTCCATTCCAGGCAATGTGCTGCACGGCGGGCGGGGCCGGTTTGTGCCGCAGCTGGTGGTAGAACCAGGTCATGCATTGGCTGGCCACGGCGAAGGCCTGTTTGTCGGTATCCGCCTGGCGTTTGATATGCTGCGTCAGTTGGGCGAAGACGTCGATGCCGTTCATTCTGGTTGCGGCCTGGGCGGAAGGTGCCAGGGCCGCCGCGATCGCGCAGCAGAGGAGCGAGGCGGCTGCGTACCGCTGGAACAACCTCCTGCAGCAGGATGTGATAGACATGCCGGAAATCGGCGTCGAAGCGAACATGCGGTGAGTATAACACGGGTGGTCCTGTCGCCCACTCAAATGCCGTCAATTGTGCATAGTGTGTAACGAGAAGGAATTTCATGCCGACCCCGTCATGGCTCGATCATTCCCTGCCCTATCTCACCGCGTCGGTTCCCGCCTTGGGTGGTCGGATTCGCAGCAGTCCCGAGGACTTTTGCGTCGAAGAGCGGCCGCTTTATCTGCCATGCGGGCAGGGTGAGCATCTGTACATCCGCATCAAGAAACGGGGACTCTCCACGCCAGATTTATTGTCTCGCCTATCCTCGCAACTTCACGTCAAGGCCAAATCCATCGGTGTCGCCGGATTGAAAGATGCGCAGGCGGTGACGACACAGATGTTGTCGGTGCAGGGGGTGACGGCCGAGACTGTGGCGGCCGTCCCGACTGACGATCGGTTGCTCAGCGTGGAGATTCTAGGGAGGCATCGCAATCGTCTCCGTAAGGGGCACCATGCGGGCAATCACTTCCGGTTAGTGGTGAGGGATGTGCGCGAGGGGAGCGACGCGTTGCTGCAACAGTTGTTCGATGAACTGGTTCAGCGTGGAGTCCCAAACTACTTTGGCCCTCAGCGCCAAGGGCGCTCGGGCACGAACTTTCAGTTGGGCGCCGAACTGCTCCAGGATCCGGCACGGCGCAACAAGATGCCGCGAGACAAGCGCATCTGGTTTATGAATGCCTATCAGTCGCACGTGTTCAATCAGATCGTCGCCAAGCGGATCGAGAGCATCGACCAGGTGTGGCTGGGTGATTGGGCGATGAAAACCGACAATGGTGCCTGCTTTCCGGTGGAACAGCCGGAGGTCGAACAGCCACGCGCCGATCGCTTCGAAATCAGTCCGACGGGGCCGCTCTTTGGCTCCCGCGCGCCGTGGGCAGCCGGGGTTCCCGGCGACATTGAGCGGGCCGTGATCGCTGATATGGGAACCACCCCTGAGCTGCTGTCGCAAGCCGGGGCCGAGTGCGGATTCCGTGGCGAGCGGCGGGCCTTGCGCGTGCGCCTCAACGATTTGGAATGGTCGTTGGACGGTTCCGTGCTGACCCTCTCGTTCTGGCTGCCCCCGGGGTCCTACGCCACCAGCGTCTTGCGAGAGGTAGTCAAGCAAGAAAGTTGAGATCCTGCGTCATTCCTTCCTGCAGATGGTAAAATCGACTGTGTGAGGACCTGAATCCCTCGTGTGTCCTTCCCGGGGCGCTGCGACTCAGAGAGGTCGACCATGACCCCATCCGAAGAAACCGTCTTCCTGCAGGGCCACATCATCGACTCCCTGATCCTGGCCAAGGTCCTGGATACGATTGTGATGATGGGGGGCACGTTCGATCTTCAGGACGTCAAGATCGGCGCGACTAGGGAGGCGCCGTCGCAGGCCCGCATCGTCATACGCGCCCCTTCCGGCCGTAGCCTCTCGGAAATCCTACGGGCTATCCAGCCCCACGGGGCTGCATTGGAACGTGAAGCAGATTGCCGGTTCGAATCCGCCCCCGCCGCAGGCATTCTTCCGGACGAGTTTTATGCCACGACCCATATGCCCACGCAGATTCGCCTGGACGGCGAATGGGTGGAGGTGGAGGGCATGGAGATGGATGTCGCGATTTGTGTCGATCCGGCGAAATCTCGAGCCTGGACCGTCCCCATGGGAGCCGTGAAGCCGGGCGACTTGATTGTTACCGGGAGAGACGGCATCAGGGTGACGCCGCTTGCTCGTCCCGCCGTGCGCGATGTGTTTGGCTTCATGGAATCCGTGGTGTCGTCGGAGCGTCCGCATCAGCCCGTTATTGCGGATATTGCGCAACGCATGCAGACACTGCGCGAACGACACCGCCAGGGACATCCGGGGGCGAAGGTGCTCTGTGCCGGAGGGCCGGCGATCGTCCATGCCGGAGGCCGTGACGCGCTGACGTGGTTGATCGACGCCGAGTACATTCATGTGTTGTTCTGTGGCAATGCGCTGGCCGCGCACGATATGGAAGCGACGCT from Nitrospira sp. includes:
- a CDS encoding transglutaminase family protein, giving the protein MFVNESQIRALIRLLGDEDERIVKTISGKLIDYGDSAVPLLQEAEIEQPEMADRIVTVLEEIRGTKLEEDFRDLIALPDEQVDLERGAFLLARYAYPSLDVQAYQRQLDHMAQDVREQIGSRVSGEETVKALNRYLFTEAGFKGNTKNYYEVENSYLNCVIDRRTGIPISLSTVYLLIGRRLQLPVHGIGMPGHFLVKFDSDRYKIFIDCFNGGALLTEKNCARFLTEAGYGFEDRFLQKSPTRAILARMIKNLLAIYSKLDEPLKKYRLPRFIEILGCEQREEGL
- a CDS encoding LON peptidase substrate-binding domain-containing protein, which produces MFLEPEREPSSRELAGKAQPFPVPERIPLFPLPNVVFFPKTYLPLHVFEPRYRQMVADAAAGGQCIGMALLKEGWEEQYEGNPPIFSVGCVGRLASVQALADGRSNILLQGLERYEIQEEFFDKSYREARITLKPRSGVVALEPALRRYLMDVLEEYLNADEEASPLHSLIRPDVGDEVFVNSLSTYLDCTPLEKQFLLEAEHVAQQARRLSDLIQFKLAERRGAGGWG
- a CDS encoding ATP-binding cassette domain-containing protein, with protein sequence MSRPVAIDVSHLGKTYDKVRAVEDLSFQVYTGEIFGLLGPNGAGKSTTLRILITLLNPTSGSARIFGLDSVTDADRVRQTIGYVPQERAIDRFLTGREHLELLADLYHLSPEVAATRIPQLLKLVELEQQADRPAKTYSGGMKRKLDIACGLLPDPKVLFLDEPTLGLDVQSRLRIWDHVRAMRERGITVVMTTNYLDEADQLCDRIAIIDGGRIKALGAPTELKVGLGGDLVSLTVREHERVEQLAAAVKNLPAIRAVTTTATGLDIRVDSPEKALPAILEAANRLTCQLEFIDYHRPRLDDVFIAHTGRSIKDDQPKTEDA
- a CDS encoding ABC transporter permease; this encodes MNEYSQEIRALTMRWVRRLSREKFSMLFTLVQPMLFWLIFFGNLFQRAADLQVTQSSSYISFLTAGVVVMTVLNNGLAGGVDLLFDKENGFLERLMSTPIHRTSVILSRFIFVTTITSLQVLVILGVAWLFGVQPVTGLLGVAAILLIGMMFGVGLTAISMAMAFSVKSHGDFFSVLGFLSLPMIFLSSALVPLTAMPGWMGFLAQFNPMTWAIDAVRPLILQGWAEALPHVGMVIGVMVLFDALCLYGGARAFRRAIG
- a CDS encoding carotenoid 1,2-hydratase: MTKFSLAYITLVLLPASWTAFTPASIAMDGASDSFDIAAPGYQYQFPQDHAAHERFRTEWWYYTGQLTSSAGRRFGFQLTFFRRGIPPEQVRTRPSQWSIQQLYLAHVALTDLENGRFLYADKLSRAGLGKAGAETDRLHVWIDRWSLSSTEDPPLRQKLAAATDAFAIDLSLTPAKPPVVHGQNGVSRKGPATGQASHYYSLTRLTTDGHIRLGADTFAVTGLGWMDHEFGSADLADNIVGWDWFSLQLNDSTELMWYSLRHADGSPDPASGGTLILADGQSRPLTFQDLTVEPLAHWTSQRSGARYPQRWRLTAPSIGLHLDVVSQLADQELDTAHSTQVTYWEGAVSATGQARGAPVTGNGYVEMTGYAERFRQKL
- a CDS encoding histidine phosphatase family protein — protein: MPRLLLIRHGETDWNRSGQVMGDQPIPLNANGEQQARACAELLALTPITEIFTSPVLRAAQTADILALAHATRPRHLAGLREIGVGDWINRYWKDFAEDPAKRDWYTHPDRARPSGGETLREVQERAVAAIEQALPPTQEATYAVVSHGDVIRALLAHYLRLDLRALRHARIDHAGVSGLELTETATHLLFLNHRPGADRLT